Part of the Acaryochloris thomasi RCC1774 genome, AGATACCATCAATATATTTGGCAGTCGCGCTGGATTGAATGCAGCACAGACGCAACTTTCAGAGCGAGCCTAGACTAAAGAGCTTCAGCAAGCCCTTTAATCTATCTGAAGCTCGTCTTTTAAGACTACTCTTTTTAAGAAGCCTCAAAGCCTATCTCTTTGAGGCTTCTCGCATATGTCAATCATGCAAAACCAATTCTATACATCACAGAAACAGAGAGTTGAAGCGCAGAATAGATTAAACAAGTGCCTAATCGCTAGTTTTGAAGTTCATGTTTACTCAATTTTGCCTTTAATTATTGATAGAGATTAACCTCAGCTTGACTTGAGCTGTTTGAAGTTCCATTTACACTAAACTCTGGGACTATCTACAGAAGGTATTCAGACGCTGGGATTTCACCAAGACTGACAATATAGGATTGCCTAAGTAAGGCTCCCTCCTTGCTCTCTCAGTAAAGTTCAGGATGAAGCCAAGCCTGAACAAGCAGTCAGTCACAACAAAATCTAAATTTACTTGCCGTTCCAGGGTTGATGAGGTTAAGCTAATTTTAGATTCAAGCTAAAGTACAAAACAGTATTGGAACTCTTTTCCATTTTTTGCAGTCTTTAGGACTACTGCTGCTTTGAATTCTAAGGGTGTTATCTGACAGACCATTCATATCCATGGTGGTTTATCAATTGGGGATATGGCTACTAGCCATTTGTTTTTCCAGTGTTATTTCAAAGCTGTTGAAGCTAGCCTTCAGGCACAGCATCTGAGATTTACGGGGGTTATCTCAGCTTGCTTCTGAAAGCAAAGTTTAAATTTTTACAAACGTAACTTAAGCAGAATACTAACTTTTGGTTAGTGATTTGCTGATGCGGGAAGAACCTATCGGTGTTCTTTTCATGTCTTTACTTTTGCGAGTTGATGCCAAGTAAGTGCATCTAAATCTTGCTGTCTGAGTTTTGAAAACTCTGGACGGAGAGTTTGACTCGTTTATTCCGTGTTGTGAGTTCTTTATCTTTTGAGGTTTAAATTAATGAGTGATCAGCTAGGTTCTAATTTACTAGATTCTGCTCCTGGGAGTATCATGGGTCAGCAGAATTTGACTGTAGAAACAGTTGAGGTAGAAGAAGCAACTGCTGGGCTAGAGGGACTAGAATTCCGCTCCATTGACGGTTCCGGCAACAATATTGACGACTCCGAATTGGGTACCCCCCATACCCAGCTTCGACGTTTAAGCGATGCAGACTATGACGACGGGATTTCGACTCCTCGTAGTATTGCTTCTGATAACAGTACTGAGTTGCCAAGTGCTCGCGCTATTAGCAACAGCGTCGCTTCTCAATCCGGCTCAGTGTTGAACTCTCTGGGTCTCAGCGATTGGTTTTGGCAATGGGGGCAATTCCTCGATCACGATATTGACCTAACAGAAGGTGGGGAGGTTGCAGAACCCTTCAATATTAGTGTGCCCATGGGTGACCAACACTTCGACCCATTCAATACCGGAACAGCACAAATTGAGCTTAACCGGTCTGTCTTCGACGAGCATACGGGTACAGAAAATCCACGCCAACAGATCAACGAGATCACAACCTATATCGATGGTTCGATGGTCTATGGTTCAGATCAAGAACGTGCCGATGCACTACGTTCTAACGACGGCACCGGACGTCTTAAGACATCTGAAGGCGATTTACTGCCGTTTAACGAAGGTGGCTTTGGCAATGCAGGTGGCGATAGCGCTGACCTATTTTTAGCCGGTGATATCCGCGCCAATGAACAAATTGGCCTGACATCAGTACACACGTTGTTCGTACGTGAGCACAATCGCATTGCAGATAGTCTTCTAGAAAGAATCGAAAGTGGTGACAGCACCGTTGTACAAAAGCTAAATGCTTTCTTATCTGAGAATGCAGAGGCAACTGAAGGTGACTTTGTCTACGAATCTGCCCGCAAGCTCATTGGCGCTAAGATTCAGATGATTACCTATAACGAGTTTCTACCCCTCATGCTGGGTGGACCACTCGCTGCCTATGGCGGCTATGACTCCAGCGTAGATCCCAGCATTGCCAATGAGTTCTCAACGGCAGCATTCCGCTTCGGCCACACGATGCTGTCCCCTCAACTGCAGCAGTACGATGCCAATGGTAGCCTGGGCAGTACCGCACTACAGGATGCTTTCTTTCGACCCACTCTGGCTCAAGATGGCGGTGTAGAATCCTTCCTCTTAGGACTGGGTCTGCAGCAGGCTCAAGAAGTCGATACGCTAGTAATTGACGATGTCCGTAACTTCCTGTTTGGGCCTCCTGGAGCCGGTGGCTTTGATCTTGTTTCTCTCAACATTCAGCGAGGACGGGATCACGGTTTACCTGCCCTTAATGATGTTCGCGACAGCTTGGGTCTCTCTACGTACGATAGCTTCCTTGATTTGGCCGGTGGCGATGCAGACCTTGCCGCTAAATTCGAAAGTGTTTACGCCTCGGTCGATGACGTTGATCTATGGATCGGTGGACTAGGTGAACAGCACGTCAATGGCGGTGTATTGGGCGAGACCTTCAACACTATCGTGGCGGATCAGTTTACGCGGCTACGAGATGGCGATCGCTTTTTCTACGCCAACGATTTAGAAAGTCTCGAGTGGCTAGATGCCGACATCGCTGACACGACCTTTGCTGACATCATCCGGGACAACACCGAGAGTTCCCTTCTCGTTCAAGATAATCCCTTTCAAGTTCCTTACAAAAACACAATTTCCGGCGATGAGTCACGCAATGCCTTAGTCGGCACTAATCAGCATGATCTCGTTGATGGTGAAGCTGGAAGTGACAATATCAATGGCTTTTGGGGGAATGATATTGTCCTGGGTGGTAACGGAGCTGATGTGCTCTTTGGTAGTTACGGCAACGACACCCTCGTCGGTGGTTTAGGTGCTGATACAATCTCTGGCAGCTGGGGTTCTGATGCCCTTATGGGAGGCGATGCCAATGATCTCCTCCGCGGTGGCGCTGGATATGACACCCTCGTCGGCGGGATCGGTAAAGACATTCTCTCAGGCGGCAATGGTGTAGATCACCTTGAAGGTGAGGCCGGTAGCGACACCCTATATGGCGGTCGTGGTGCAGATCTGTTCATCTTCAGTGATGCTCTCCTTGAAGATGGCTTTTCAGATACTGATGTCATTATTGGCTTCCAGAAAATTGATACTTTTGATTTCAGTGACTACAGTGGCTCAATTGATGTCAATCGAGTCAGCCACGGTTTACTTGAAATTGAACTCAACGGTGGCGAAGATACGATTAACGTTTTCGGAAATCGTGCTGCTATCAACGTGGCTCAGGCGCAGCTTTCAGATCTATTAGCCTAGAAGGCTCTGCTTCAAGGTGTTTCAAATCTATCTTGAAGTTGCTTTCTACGCTGTGACTTGAGATTCAAGATTATTCAAAGACGACTCAGGGGGCATCCCTCTGAGTCGTCTTTATTGTGAACGTGGCACCAATCTCACGCTAATATGGCGTTTATAGAGGCATGGGGCTGTGGCTCAGATGGATAGAGCAAGCGCCTCCTAAGCGCTAGGTCGGCGGTTCGAATCCGCCCAGTCCCGTTTTTAGGCTTGATGTAATGCTGGTCCTCCATTTGCGAGCGGCTCTCTTCGACGAATGGAGTCAGTCGCCGTATTGCAAAGCAGCGATTCAGAAAACTAAAACCAACCTTTGCAGGAGAATCGGTTGTTCAGTATCGTTTGCTGACTTTGAGCGTCTAGGAATAGGCTCACGTTTCCCGACTTTAAGAAAAAATTCGATATTTATATCCCATTTTTGAGTAGAATCGGCTACACTTGCCAACGAACTGAGTCCGCTTGACAAGAAATCTGAAGTGTGAGGGATCGGGGTTAAAACAGCATGATGGATCTAACGTTTTTAATACAGAAGGCGGGCGACCGAGAATGGTTGCCTTTAGAATCTCCTACCGTTGAAGTGTTGGAGGGAAGATATCATTTAATAGCCCATGCGACTCAACTTGATCAGCCCCTAGATATTCAGATTCGCCATCGTTATGAAAACAACGGTGTTCTCCAGGAAGAGCGTCAACAGCATCGGCAGAAACCCGACGTCCATGGCAATCTGAGCCTTTTACCAGATGCTTACTTGGGACATGGTCTTTGGACTTTAACCTGTACCTTTTTGGCGGACCAGACTAACGAGTACAGTCAGTCTATTAATCTTCAAGTGCTGGCAGAGGACTGTGATGCGATATCTGATTGGGAGTTTGTGGAAGCCACTCAAAATAGCTGGCCGCAGGTGCAAGAGATAGACGCTACTGTCATGAGTGAGATTGCCAACCAGATTAATGCAGAAAAGAATTTCGTGGCTACCGGTGCAACAAAAAACGTTGGGTCACAAGCTGCTGACTGTGATCTGATAGATGTAGCGGACATTGTGCAAAGTGATATGGAGGAGAAGAGTAATGTTTCTTTCTCTATAGATTATTGCGAGGCAAGCCTCGTCGATACCCATCATTTCCCTGCGATGGAGATAGACGAGGTCTCTGAACACCAGGACTTAGACGCTGTGAGTTTACCTGTTCTACCTCGGCAAAAACAGACTATTCAGTGTCAGCCGTCTCAAGGGACAACATTGCCGCCTCAGCTTTCTGCACATCAGATTACAGAACAGGACAAACGACCTTTAGACCTACCGGCATTCCCACGCGATGTTCATTGGCGCTATATTCCCCTCAATAAGCTATCGGTGGGTATGCATCACAGGCAATTGATTCATCAAGCTCACTGCAACGACATTGAGCAAGCGTTTACAGCCCTAGAGCTTCAGCAACGTTTCTGGCGGACAATGCATCAATTGATTGATCCTAGGGCTGCTCAAACTAACTCTGAGCCTGTATCTGTGTTCACGCGCACGGCTGACTAAATTGACATGAAGGTATGGCTCACTAGTTTTATTGTGCTGTTGGCTTTGGTTGAAAGCAGTAAGTGGCTTCAGCAGATTGCACTGCCTTGGCCAGCCCTACTAATAGGAGGAGCGGCGTTAGCCGTAATCTCTAACGGGTCTGTTTTATTCACTCAGTCTGATCTCATGCTGCGGTCGATGCCTGAAAAGATGATTGAGAAGAAACGCTCTGCATCGGAGTAAGAAGATCTGTGAACAGCAGGGCAGATAGCAAGCTTGTGCTTGCTTTCCAGTCTTCTAAAATTGGCAAACTGTGAAGACTGCGAAGTTTTTGATAAGAACAAAGCGAAGAAGAACTAGATAGAGCTAGGCCTGTCTTCTTTGTTAGCGTCCCATTTTCCGTTTTAATTGATCGAGTTCATCATCCATTTCCCAGCGCTGGAACTGCTCTTCTAGAGGGTCGGAGGCTCCTCCGGAGGACGTTTTCTGATACCAGCCGGTCGTCTGGGCGGTGCGGGCGGTTTGCTGTTTAGGTGCCTGACGAATCTTCGCCTGAACTTCTTGCCGGCGGACCTGAATTTTTTGATGAAGCTCTTTGGTTTGAGCAACGCGCTCTTTGATAATTTCAAGCTGCCCCCACTGCTGGTTGCCCTGGCGCAGGAGTGCAGCTTCTCGCTGCTCCGCTGCCGTTGCTAAATCTTTGCGACCAGCCTGCTGTGCTTTTTTGATACGCTGATGCCAGCGCTGAATTTCATTGGCCGTCTCTAGAATGGCTTTTTGCTGCTGTTGTTCTTCGGCCTGAAGTTGGGCCAGTAGTTTTGCGGTATCTGCGGCTTGATCACGAAGCTTATCATCAAGAACCTGTAGCTCTAAATGAGGATGGGCACGTAGATATTCCTCAAGGCGCTCTTCTAGGAAGCGGCTAACATCGTCGAATACACTCATCGGGCAATTTCCATCAAGATTGATTGGTCCCACTTATTAAAGTGTGTCATATTTCTTTATTCCGACTTCAATCTTTGACCGATTCATGCAAAAAAGCCGTTTTGTATCCGTCAATCGTTCATCTATCCGCTCAATAGCGTTGAGGTTTAAAGCCAGACCAATGATGAATATCTTCTCATACAGGATGAGAGGTTTCTTACTGCGGCACCACTTCTGTTTCAAGCTGGCTATCTACGGTTAAGGTGTGGAAATCAAAAGGAGATAGCGTATAGGCGGCCTTGAGTCGATGTTTAATTTATACATCGATGTATAAATAGGCTGCTCATAGGAACTAGCCATTAGGGGAATACGCTCACGAGTTGCTCACATCTGTCATAACTAGAGAGGCGCTAACGAACAGTAAGCAAGACTCTACAAAAGATGGTGATTTCAAAAATAAGGCAGCTCATACTGTTGCTTTTCGCGGGTCTTTTCATCGTCCTGTCTTGGTGGGGCATCTATTCAGCACAGATAGGAGTGACGAGTCGTTCCCTAACGGTTGAGGACATTCCGATGCAGTTGATGACTCCGCAGACAGCAGGGCAGCATCCTGGTGTCTTAATTGCCCACGGTTTCTCTGGCTCCAAACAGCTGATGCTTGGGTATGCCTATGTGCTGGTTCACAACGGCTACGGTGTGCTGCTCTGGGATTTGCCAGGGCACGGGGCCAACACACAGCCCTTTGTCTATGAGTCTCTACAGCATAGTTTTGACGTATCGCTCTCGACCTTGGAACAACAGCCAGAGATTGATCCTCAGAGACTCGCTGCGTTAGGGCATTCAATGGGTGGGGGGGTTGCCCTAAGGGGCGGCATTGAGCATGGTGATCAGCTTGATGCGGTGGTGGCGATTTCATCTACTGATGCCCCGGTCACGCCGGAGCTACCTAAAAATTTGAATCTCCAGATTGGTCAGTGGGAATCTTATCTTGCTCCCTATGCAGAGCGATTGTTGGACCAAGCGGGGGGTGCCAGTCTAGATGTGTCGCAGGGGCGAGGGCGGTCCTTCAAAATTATTCCTGCCGTGGAGCATGCCACGATTTTGTTTAGCGATGTCAGCCATCAAGAGTCGCTTAACTGGCTCAACCAAACCTTTGGCTTGACCTCTATGAGTACCTATAAAGATCGACGAATGGCTTGGTATGGTTTGCACCTGCTAGGGTGGGTGGTTGCGATCGCATCTGCTCTACCGACAGTCATCAAACCACCTTCCCCTCCCTCAAAATCCTGGGATTCCATGCCTTCCCCCGCGTCTCCTGTCCCGGGACCATCACAACCACTCCAGAGAAAAGCGACTGCGGCCCGATGGAGCTGGGGCGGCCTTTTGTTCGCTCCGGTCATCCCCATCGCATTCCTTAAGCTGCTTAACCGACAAACCCCCATCGATAATTTAGGTGGCTTGCTGATTGGGGGTGCCCTTGGCGTTTGGATGCTGCTCGCCGGGTTAGTGTGGTTGGGCACGGTCACTGCTGGGGGCCGAGCTGCGATTAGAAAACCCACAATCAAAGATCTGAAGGTGGGTGCGGTTGGCTTTGCAATGTTGTGGCTGGGGCTGGGGGCCTTGGCACAATGGGTCTGGCTGCCCTGGTTTCTTGTGCCGACTCGGCTGCTCCTGTGGGTTGCGATCTCGGTCGCCTGCATTCCCTGGTTCCTGGCGTCTAGCCTCGTGCAGCATCAGGCAAAACGGCGACGCCGTCTAGCGTGGTGGCTGGGACAAAGCCTTGTCTTCTTGGTGGGATTAACCGGCACGATTGCACTGTTGCCTTCTTTGGGATTCTTGGCGATCATGCTGCCTGTTTTCCCGCTTTTGGTCGCTCTGTTTTCACTGGTTACTGCTAAGGCTGCCTCACCCTGGGGTGCTTGCCTTGCCTGTGCGCCCATTTTTAGTTGGCTAATTGTGACACCCTTTCCGTTGGTTTAGATCCCTCTCAACAATCTGAGATCTTGCCTGTCTTGATCTATCTTGGTTTGACTTGTATCGATTACGGTTCCAATTGCGATCGCAATCTTAAATTTTTCTGCTCTCCCTTGCCATTCAAAAAATGCATTCTAGTCATGCATTACTCAATATTTTTGCCAGTTGAGAGCATTAAGGGGTAATTGAGGATACTAAACTCTGGAGAGAAACTCAGTACGTTGTGAGAATGATTTAACTTTATCTTTTATCTATTTTTGTAGCCTAAAAGACAAATCTAAAGCATCGAAATATTTGCCCTTAATGCTACTTCAACACAACCAAATTTGGCTTTAAATACCCTCATTTTTTGGCTTTACGAAGAAGACTTTTGCCGCGAACTTTCAAGATTAGATACTTGTGAAGCACTTCAGGAGACCGATTGCTTATGCTTCAAGTACCGGAAAGCGATCAAGCTGAGACAGAAAAGGAAGCGCAATCCTCTGATCAGCCTCGTCAACTGACCTACACTCAGCTTGTTTTATGCGCCGCGCTGATTGGTGCCGTCGGTGGTCTCGTCGCCACAATTTATTACTTTGTTCTAGAGTTCATGATGCATGGGATGTGGCACACTACCCCAGACTTTCTAGAGCCGTATTTCCCGAGCTGGTTGCCGACCCAGAACTATGTGTGGATCGCTACTACCGTGGGCGGCTTTTGCGTCGGTCTAGTCCTCTACTTTATGGGTCTACCTGGGGAGATGGCTCAGGTCGTAGACAACATCCACAGCCCCGGCAAGATTGATGTCCGTAAAACCCCGGCGATGATTATTGCCTCTTTGGTTGCCATCACCTCTGGCGGCAGTGCCGGCCCTGAAGCACCTCTTGTACAGGTGAACGGCAGCTTTGGTAGTTGGCTGGGAGAAAAGCTAAAACTCTCAGGTGAGTCCGTGCGGGTCCTCACGTTTTGCGGCATGAGTGCGGCCCTCGGTGCTTTTTTCGGTGCCCCCATTGGCGCAGCTTTGTTTGCTTTAGAG contains:
- a CDS encoding peroxidase family protein, which encodes MSDQLGSNLLDSAPGSIMGQQNLTVETVEVEEATAGLEGLEFRSIDGSGNNIDDSELGTPHTQLRRLSDADYDDGISTPRSIASDNSTELPSARAISNSVASQSGSVLNSLGLSDWFWQWGQFLDHDIDLTEGGEVAEPFNISVPMGDQHFDPFNTGTAQIELNRSVFDEHTGTENPRQQINEITTYIDGSMVYGSDQERADALRSNDGTGRLKTSEGDLLPFNEGGFGNAGGDSADLFLAGDIRANEQIGLTSVHTLFVREHNRIADSLLERIESGDSTVVQKLNAFLSENAEATEGDFVYESARKLIGAKIQMITYNEFLPLMLGGPLAAYGGYDSSVDPSIANEFSTAAFRFGHTMLSPQLQQYDANGSLGSTALQDAFFRPTLAQDGGVESFLLGLGLQQAQEVDTLVIDDVRNFLFGPPGAGGFDLVSLNIQRGRDHGLPALNDVRDSLGLSTYDSFLDLAGGDADLAAKFESVYASVDDVDLWIGGLGEQHVNGGVLGETFNTIVADQFTRLRDGDRFFYANDLESLEWLDADIADTTFADIIRDNTESSLLVQDNPFQVPYKNTISGDESRNALVGTNQHDLVDGEAGSDNINGFWGNDIVLGGNGADVLFGSYGNDTLVGGLGADTISGSWGSDALMGGDANDLLRGGAGYDTLVGGIGKDILSGGNGVDHLEGEAGSDTLYGGRGADLFIFSDALLEDGFSDTDVIIGFQKIDTFDFSDYSGSIDVNRVSHGLLEIELNGGEDTINVFGNRAAINVAQAQLSDLLA
- a CDS encoding TIGR04376 family protein; translation: MSVFDDVSRFLEERLEEYLRAHPHLELQVLDDKLRDQAADTAKLLAQLQAEEQQQQKAILETANEIQRWHQRIKKAQQAGRKDLATAAEQREAALLRQGNQQWGQLEIIKERVAQTKELHQKIQVRRQEVQAKIRQAPKQQTARTAQTTGWYQKTSSGGASDPLEEQFQRWEMDDELDQLKRKMGR
- a CDS encoding alpha/beta hydrolase family protein produces the protein MTSRSLTVEDIPMQLMTPQTAGQHPGVLIAHGFSGSKQLMLGYAYVLVHNGYGVLLWDLPGHGANTQPFVYESLQHSFDVSLSTLEQQPEIDPQRLAALGHSMGGGVALRGGIEHGDQLDAVVAISSTDAPVTPELPKNLNLQIGQWESYLAPYAERLLDQAGGASLDVSQGRGRSFKIIPAVEHATILFSDVSHQESLNWLNQTFGLTSMSTYKDRRMAWYGLHLLGWVVAIASALPTVIKPPSPPSKSWDSMPSPASPVPGPSQPLQRKATAARWSWGGLLFAPVIPIAFLKLLNRQTPIDNLGGLLIGGALGVWMLLAGLVWLGTVTAGGRAAIRKPTIKDLKVGAVGFAMLWLGLGALAQWVWLPWFLVPTRLLLWVAISVACIPWFLASSLVQHQAKRRRRLAWWLGQSLVFLVGLTGTIALLPSLGFLAIMLPVFPLLVALFSLVTAKAASPWGACLACAPIFSWLIVTPFPLV